In Alnus glutinosa chromosome 7, dhAlnGlut1.1, whole genome shotgun sequence, the sequence GCAATGAATCTTACCCCTTTCAGAAACCCTACGCCGAAAAGTCCATCAtttttggtaattaattattatagttTATAACCAGCTAGCTAGgtagcatgcatgcatgcatcatgattcatgcatgcatgtgatcAGAAACAAATAGACAATCGATCGAACTTCTTTTGTACAACGTAACACAAATTGTTTTTGCGTGGTTTTGGGATTACACAGGAGAGTGGTTTAACGTGGATCCAGAGGCTGTGATTACCCAGGCTCTCCAGACAGGAGCAGGTCCCAACGTTTCTGATGCATACACCATCAATGGTCTTCCGGGCCCATTGTACAACTGCTCTTCTAAAGGTACAAGCACAACAACTACCAAGAGAAAGGTCGCCAAATAGAAACGAGTCACCATgcaaccttttttcttttttcttttttctttttttaaaaaaaatataaaaattgtgttataatataaattaaaagaaaaacttcactcaATATAACAACCCACCTCCAACTACACATTATTGTCTGTTTTTGGCTTTTCCAGACCAGACTTTTCAAGAGGTCACCCATTTTCATGgttttaaaacgcattgtgttaAGAaatatccaaatatatatataagcacatactCATTCTCATACCTAGGCAATGTAAgacatcacaatcaccccctcttgagACCTAGCATCTTCGCTGATGACCTTCATAGGATTATCTAATTCTTGGCGTCCCATCAAATGCCCACTAGCAACGGTTCTTATAGGCTTGTGCACGTTCTCCCATTTTAGGTTGGGTAATGACTCTAATACTATTTGTAATGACCCAAATAATGACCTACTCTAACAatacaatattgtctgcttttggctcctTCAAACTAGGCTTTTCAAAAAATcacccatcttggtactactctcgcataagCACGATTAACTGTGAATTTTGATGGGTTTATAAGCACATACACATTCTTGTACCTAAGCAATATGAGACGTCACACTTAACCTCTGAATTGTCGTCATTTATACAATTATCTATTAAACTTAAAAACTCTCGATTCAGTGTATTAAACTTGCAGGTTTTTCGAAATGGCCGTTGATTTAAGATTGACAGGGCTAAAAGTCATCTTaagacataaattaaataattatttcttaCGTACCCGCTTTGGTTTTTGCAGACACATACAAGCTAAAGGTGGAGCCAGGGAAGACGTATCTGCTACGCCTGATCAACGCTGCACTCAACGACGAGCTTTTCGTCAGTATCGCCAACCACAGCCTCACCGTGGTTGAAGCGGACGCTGTGTACGTTAAACCTTTCGAAACGGACACGCTCCTCATCGCCCCAGGCCAAACCACAAACGTTCTCCTCAAAACCAAGCCCAACTACCCCAATGCCACTTTCCTCATCGCCACTAGTCCCTACTTCACCGGCCTTGGCACCTTTGACAACTCCTCCGTCGCCGGAATCCTCCAATACAAGCACCCATCACATAAATCTTCCAATAAAAACCTTACGCTTCATAGACCAACCTTCCCCGCCATCAATGCCACAAACTTCGTCGCAAACTTCACCAAAAAATTCCGTAGCTTGGCCAATCCCAACTACACCGCCAGCGTTCCTCAAACCGTGGACAAGAAATTTTTCTTCGTTATCGGGCTCGGGACTTTCCCTTGTCCTACAAACACCACCTGTCAAGGACCCAGTAACACCACAAAATTCGCCACTTCGATTAACAACGTGTCGTTTAATCTCCCGTCGGTGGCTTTACTCCAAGCCCACTTTTTTGGACAGTCTAACGGCGTTTACACTACTGATTTTCCGACAACGCCACCGGTGACGTTTAACTATACGGGAACGCCGCCCAATAATACTAACGTGAGCAATGGCACGCGTGTTGTGGTGTTGCCGTTCAACGCAAGTGTGGAGGTGATATTGCAGGGCACTAGCATTCTTGGTGGTGAGAGTCACCCTCTCCATCTGCACGGCTACAATTTCTTTGTTGTTGGACAGGGTTTCGGAAACTATGATCCAAACAAGGACCCTGGTAGCTTCAATCTAGTCGACCCAGTTGAGAGGAACACGGCCGGCATTCCGGCCGGTGGCTGGCTCGCTATTCGCTTCTTGGCGGACAACCCAGGTCTGttatatgcttttattttttattttttattatttttagtggtTATCATGGGTACGTATTTTAGCCCCAACAAAGCTTTTGGATACCGTTCAAAGTGTCCCCTCCACATAAGTCGGGTAATGCTCGACATTTCGCCGGCGGGTTTAGTCCCAAAGAATTATTTGCACTAAAGAATGTCAAATCTTACTAATACTTAATAAGTCAGCACGACCGAATAACTTAGTATTAtaccaaattgaaattttttaccgTTATTTAAtttctacacttttttttttttcttttttttttttttttgtgaatatctctatatatacaactcGATCTGATCATATGCCTAGCTCCTTAACTATAGATATATCGTACTCATAAAAATTgataacatatatttttttttcttgacgtGTCTACAGGGGTGTGGTTTATGCATTGCCATCTAGATGTCCACACGAGCTGGGGGCTAAGGATGGCGTGGATTGTCTTGGATGGGCCAGAGCCGAATCAGAAGTTACCACCGCCACCGTCCGATCTTCCAACGTGCTAACTTGATGACCGATTGTTGGTCCGGACCGGCGGATATGcattgcatttttttcttttctttcccgagtggttttgttttatttttcaattttcattaataattgttttttgatGATCAAATACTTTCCGATTGTTTTTCACCTTTGGTTGAGAGAGATCAAAGGGGCTCTCATGAGAttgataataaatattaattaatgatctTCTTCTATTGTCCCTTTTTAAGTTAATAAGTATATTGTTAAATAttgtattaaaaaatagaatattaaagagagagagggagagagcacGTATGA encodes:
- the LOC133873571 gene encoding laccase-17-like, with translation MSSSINFPSFASMAALLFGFCVLSSTLPELAMGLTRNYTFNINYLNVTRLCHTRSILSVNGKFPGPPLVAREGDRVIVKVVNHVTNNVTIHWHGVRQLRSAWADGPAYVTQCPIQTGQTYTYNFTVSGQRGTLLWHAHISWLRSSIYGAIIILPRRNESYPFQKPYAEKSIIFGEWFNVDPEAVITQALQTGAGPNVSDAYTINGLPGPLYNCSSKDTYKLKVEPGKTYLLRLINAALNDELFVSIANHSLTVVEADAVYVKPFETDTLLIAPGQTTNVLLKTKPNYPNATFLIATSPYFTGLGTFDNSSVAGILQYKHPSHKSSNKNLTLHRPTFPAINATNFVANFTKKFRSLANPNYTASVPQTVDKKFFFVIGLGTFPCPTNTTCQGPSNTTKFATSINNVSFNLPSVALLQAHFFGQSNGVYTTDFPTTPPVTFNYTGTPPNNTNVSNGTRVVVLPFNASVEVILQGTSILGGESHPLHLHGYNFFVVGQGFGNYDPNKDPGSFNLVDPVERNTAGIPAGGWLAIRFLADNPGVWFMHCHLDVHTSWGLRMAWIVLDGPEPNQKLPPPPSDLPTC